The segment GGAGCAAACAGTCCGCCAAAACCGCCCAAATCAGTAAGCACCTCGGGTCGCCAGGTCTTCTTTACCACACTTTTTATCAGCTCCACAGAACGGTTACCGGCGTCAATGTCCACTCCCGCATCTTTATAAGAAACACCTTTAGGCATAATTACCACCCGTTTCCATGACATACTTACTCATATGTTCAAAATCCGGTATTTCAATTGGATACTTGCCGCTAAAGCATGCATTGCAAAAGAATCCCGGCTCCTGCCCGGCTGACTTGAGCATTCCTTCCAGGCTGAGATAATGTAAGCTGTCGGCACCGATATGCTCTCTTATTTCATCTAAATCATATTGGGCAGCAATTAATTCTGCCCTGGCAGAGGTATCAATCCCATAGTAGCAGGGATGAAGAATGGGTGAGGAACTGACCAGCATGTGTACTTCTTTAACCCCTGCCTTGCGAAGCATTTGTACAATTTTTCTGCTGGTTGTACCACGCACGATGGAATCATCTACCATTATCACCCGTTTTCCCTCGAGGACACTTCTAACGGGATTTAATTTAAGGCGAACAGCCAGGTCCCGCATTTCCTGGGACGGCTGGATAAAGGTTCTGCCTACATAACGGTTCTTCATTAGTCCTTCTTCAAAAGGTATGCCGGATTCCTCTGCATAACCTACCGCTGCGGCCGTACCGGAATCCGGTACCGGAATGACAATGTCCGCATCAATTTTACATTCTTTGGCCAACTGACGACCAAATTGCCGCCGGGTCACTACCACATTTTGACCGTCAATATTGCTGTCCGGCCGTGCTAGATAAACAAACTCAAATATGCACAATGCCCGGCGGGCACCCCGTAAATTATTTATGGAATTAATGCCGTTTTTATCGATAATTACTATTTCGCCAGGCTCTACATCCCGCAAAAAATCAGCTCCGACAGTATCAAGAGCACATGTCTCCGATGCCAGTACATATCCCCCATCAACTTTACCAATGCATAAAGGTCGTACCCCATAAGGGTCTCTAACACCAATCAGCTTATCCTCTGTCATTACCAACAGGGAGTATGCTCCTTTAATATCAATCATGCATTTCATCAGTGCTTCTTCGATGGGGTTTTGCCCATAACGAGCTATCAAGTTTACAATTACTTCACTGTCGGTAGTAGACTGGAATACCGACCCGGTAGCCCCCAGGCTGTTTCGCAATTCATTGGCATTGGTCAAATTACCATTGTGGGCCAATGCTACCTTGCCGCGGCTGTACCG is part of the Metallumcola ferriviriculae genome and harbors:
- the purF gene encoding amidophosphoribosyltransferase; protein product: MYAELDKVKDECGVFGIFAPHQDVAKLTYYGLYALQHRGQESAGIATTNGSDIQLHKNMGLVTEVFTEDSLSKLHGDIAIGHVRYSTTGSSLLINAQPLSFRYSRGKVALAHNGNLTNANELRNSLGATGSVFQSTTDSEVIVNLIARYGQNPIEEALMKCMIDIKGAYSLLVMTEDKLIGVRDPYGVRPLCIGKVDGGYVLASETCALDTVGADFLRDVEPGEIVIIDKNGINSINNLRGARRALCIFEFVYLARPDSNIDGQNVVVTRRQFGRQLAKECKIDADIVIPVPDSGTAAAVGYAEESGIPFEEGLMKNRYVGRTFIQPSQEMRDLAVRLKLNPVRSVLEGKRVIMVDDSIVRGTTSRKIVQMLRKAGVKEVHMLVSSSPILHPCYYGIDTSARAELIAAQYDLDEIREHIGADSLHYLSLEGMLKSAGQEPGFFCNACFSGKYPIEIPDFEHMSKYVMETGGNYA